The bacterium genome has a window encoding:
- a CDS encoding CvpA family protein translates to MNWIDIIILILLGLAVGMGFKKGLVQEIVGIVALIVAFFLALKLHPAATGGLVKLFPKVPPHLAPTIGFAVMFLAAFGAITLAGWLLSKLIKATPLDLADKLGGMVIGLLKGAVVISILLLLLTFLPLPREANQKLDRSGMIRSMRKVAPWVYEKTKGLWPKAQELYKEFEKTPEPKKVEELKTI, encoded by the coding sequence CATCATCCTGATCCTGCTGGGGCTGGCGGTGGGCATGGGCTTCAAGAAGGGCCTGGTGCAGGAGATTGTGGGCATCGTAGCCCTGATAGTTGCTTTCTTCCTGGCCCTAAAACTGCATCCGGCCGCCACCGGGGGGCTGGTGAAGCTGTTTCCCAAGGTGCCGCCGCACCTGGCGCCCACCATCGGGTTCGCGGTGATGTTCCTGGCGGCCTTCGGGGCCATTACCCTGGCCGGGTGGCTGCTGTCCAAGCTGATCAAGGCCACGCCGCTGGACCTGGCCGACAAGCTGGGCGGGATGGTGATCGGCCTGCTTAAGGGCGCGGTGGTGATATCCATCCTTCTTCTTCTTCTGACATTCCTGCCCCTGCCCAGGGAGGCTAACCAGAAGCTGGACCGCTCCGGGATGATCCGCTCCATGCGCAAGGTAGCGCCGTGGGTTTACGAAAAGACCAAAGGGCTGTGGCCCAAGGCCCAGGAGCTGTATAAGGAATTTGAGAAGACCCCGGAGCCCAAGAAGGTGGAGGAACTGAAGACGATTTAG